The region AACTTATAAACATTAACATATAAGAAGCCACTGCATCATTCCTTAAAGAGGATCGCACTACTTACATTGAATACACACGCACAAGAATTATTTTTGTCATTAAATTAGACAATAAATTAAAGATTAACTTCTATATTATATAACTATGCTCTAACATGTGACCTTACCCATGCCAAAATAGTAATGTACATACATAATAGATTCACAGGAGCGTGTGTATCATATGAAACATGCTAATTTTAGTAATTGATGAAAAATATCCCTATTTCATTACTGAGTTAAAGGAAGCAACAAAAAGACAATGTGTCAAAATTTTATGAACTTATGGTAAAATAATAACAACACAAGAAACTTATACttcaaacaaaaattaaattaaccTTCCTATTATCAAATACGTCACTAAATAGATGAAATCTATGAATTCTCAAACATCTATAGCATTCTTAAACATCTATATCACTCTCCTAGGATTCAACAACCCCTTCCGGCAATAAACCAGGTCACAGAACTAGCGAGATTAATAATCTATATGGTCAGGAGGCCAGGACtataaggaagaagaagattaagATGAGGACGAAGAGGAGAAGGAAGAAAGATTGTTAAGATTTGTGTTATTTTTTCATGTGAAAATAGGCTTGGTATTTATAAGTGAAAAATAGTTAATAACAAGGTTTTATTGATAGTCCTAGCTAGCTTTTCTTTTTACTGTTTTGTGCAAGGGGAAAGGGAGGGGGAAGGGAGGCATGGGTTGGGGTTGGATGGGAGGAGGAAGTGGAATAAAGGGGAGGAGAATGGACTGGGTGAGACCCTAGGGTCTTTCGCCCAGGAACGCCAGCTCAAGGCGACGAGCGGACCAAGGACTTGGGCCTCCtcccagaggcccaaccggcccattaggaaCGGCCAAAGGCGCCAggcccaactccacatctataaatagggaatgaataccaattgtaaagtactcttagctcatttgagaaataacaacttgaaattcagttactttctctctctaaagcggttacgctctcattctctctaggaatctcacatcacgatccttacactctaggtactatacctcatctctatgttctttgatagaacatttggcgccgtctgtggggaccgtagatttcgattcctggactacgtggattgcgaTTTGATCcagagaagttcgattttctgTGCGATTTTCTTCGGTTTCTAGATTTTTTGATcgatggagacacgtcgtcgacgacgcgacGAAGATCAGGCGCGGCGACGCGGTTCACCTCCACGTCGCGTGAGAGGCAGGTCGCGACGCGAGCAAGTTCACCGTGAAGAAACCGATCAGTTAACTCCTCTGCCACCACCTTCACCTCCGCCTCCTACTTCTCCAACGCCTCCACTACCTTCTCCGCCAACTTCACCGGAGCAGCAAAGGTCACCGGTGCATTCCCCCGGAGCTTCGGAAGAGGAGATTCCGGCACCTCAAGCACCAATCTCCGGACAAGATAGGAGGCGCTTGGTCCGTAGCATCGATGATATACAGCAGCGAAACGATTACTTACAAGAACAGTTGGAATATTATCGTTACgagcaacaagatgaagggGAGCGCGAAGCGGAAGCTGTGGCTGAATTTGAACCGTTCTCGGCGGCGGTGAGGGAGGTGGCTATCccggataacatgaagaatattGTCCTTGAGACTTATAGCGGGAAAGCTGATCCCAAGGAGCATCTGCTATACTTTAACACAAAAAATGGTAATTAGTGCCGCTTCCGACGCAGTAAAGTGTAGGATGATTCCAGCTACGTTCAAAGGCATGAtcatggcgtggttcacaactctaCCCCGAGGATCGATCACGAATTTTCGTGATTTCTCATCAAAGTTCCTCGTCCAGTTTTCCGCCAGTAAAACCAAGCAGGTTACAATTGAGGATCTGTACAATGTCCGCCAGTCTGAGGGTGAGACTTTGAAGCAGTACGTGAAACGATTCAGCGCGGCGTCCGTCAAGATTGAGGAATCAGAGCTACATGCTTGTGCGCGTGCCTTCAAGAACGGGTTGCAGCCATGGAAGCTGAATAGAAAATTGAGCCGTAAGACAGCTCGGTCCATGGAAGAGATCCGCGCGCGAGCGAACACCTACATTctggacgaggaggatgatgctttcaagCGAAGGCGCGCGAAAAAGGAGAAGGATGGCGAACAGAGGGACGCATCGCCAGAAGGAAAACAGAGTAAGGAGAGAGAGGAGGGCAATAAGAGGCGAGATAGGAAAATGAGGGCAGGGGAAAAGGCTGTGAAGGAGCCATTGTACCCTAAGAGGGAAAACTTCGAGCGCCACAGACCGTGGCATCAGGCTGACTCTCGTCGGCGAGAGGAGTCAGGGAAGAGTCTAAATGCACATTTGACGGAGCTACTCCGTGAGGTCAAGGCGACCAAcgcagttgaggaaggcgaGAAGGAGACCGACCCGCCTCGAGCGGCGTTGGATAAAacaaagtggtgcgagtatcatcgCTCAGCAGGCCATGACACGGGGGattgctttacactgaaaaacCAAATTGAGAGACTCATTTGGGCGGGGCGATCGCAGATGAATGACCGCAGCGATCGGTGGAATGGAGAACGACAGCAGGGAAACCGGTACAGAGGAGGTCGCCAGCAGGACGACCGCAAGAGGGATGACCGCCGCCGTACGCCAACCactgacaaaaaggaaacactggcgacaaggaagaagggggcgGAAGAAACCTTTAATAAGGATCTTGAGTCGCCAGTTGGAACAATAAACACAATCGCGGGTGGCTTTGGTGGAGGCGGAGACACGGCCTCAGCGAGGCGAAGGCACGTAAGAGCAGTGACATTAGTGCAACAGTATGAGACCCCATTTGGTTTTCAATATCAAGATATTGTGATATCATCCACGGATTTCGAggggatcaaaacacacaaggaTGATCCTGTGGTTGTGATGATAAGGATCAACAGTTTCAATGTGCGGCGAGTTCTCTTAGACCAGGGGAGCTCTGCTGACATTATCTACGGCGATGCATTTGATCAGTTGGGACTTACGGACAAAGATTTGATGCCTTACACAGGAATATTGGTAGGCTTCTCGGGCGAGCAAGTCTGGGTACGCGGATATATAGATTTGGGCACAATTTTTGGTGTCGACGAAAACGCCAAGCTCCTCCGCGTAAGGTATCTTGTGTTGCAGGTCGTGGCGCCatacaacgtcatcattggaaGGAACACGCTCAATCGCCTCTGCGCGGTGATTTCAACAGCTCACCTGGCAGTAAAATATCCGCTGATGTGCGGAAGAGTGAGAAAGATTGTGGTTGATCAGAGGAGGGCGAGAGAATGTTATAACAAGTGTCTCAATCTGTATGGGAGAAAGGGGGCTGGCGAGGGACACATGTGTCATGAGGTTGAGGTCATCCAAGGTAATCAAGACTGACAAGGGAGATCGAGGCAGATGATTGACAGAGGGATAGCAAGGTCAGGGAGCAGCCAAGGATAGAGCAGCCAAGGACAGGTTAGGATAGATGGATGGACGGGCAAGGACGGACAGTTCACGGACGCTCATGCAGAAGAGCGTTGGGCAGGTGTGATCGCGGATTTAGAGGCGTATAAATTCAGCAGAGGGGTGATggcgatcgagcccaggctGACGGTCAGTCAAGAGAGGCGCCTGGAGAAGCTAGTAGATGATATTCTCAAGCAATACTCCTAGCTCGACTATGATATGACGGTCGcccagtgggaaaaattccctgaaggtggcgatcccaacacgaccttgatgtctggggatcgctccggaaaagtccggcgcgaaccgctgctacccagatagcaactcaactaacatgtcacgttcgccccgtgggaaaaattccctgaaggtggcaatcccaacacgaccttgatgtctggggattgctccggaaagtccagcgcgaatcgctgacctctcgttggcgatgtgtgcgaaTAAACTACTTATCTCAGGATAAGTTGCTTATCCCaaaagtctccccgaaatatgggcaaaCGAGACCTCCCCGAAACATGGGCAAGAATaaaactaggcaaaagtctgggtaaacctatatggccattgggtccctaaCAACGGTAAGTCTTCGCCGGGATAAAACCGGCAAGGCCACACCTACTCTTATGGGAAATATCGGTGTGAAGAAAAGCCTCAGTCCcagactgagcaaaagtcctagtttccaccggcacacattcaaaatcgctacacgagcacAAAATACAAGTCTCAAAGGCATAAGGGcgaacacaaaaaaaaaaaaacactcaaaGGATGGATAAGTGAAATCGCGACAAACTTCCATTAAATAACACGGAGCAACGTTAATTACAAAGGGTAAGAGAAAATCAATACAAGATACTCAAACTGCATTAACATTTTATGTTTCCCTTGCGATTTCAGCAACCGCAAAATATTCAGCAGTGAAGCCTGAGGGGTCATCAGGGCCGACCAATCCGTGGGGGGTAACCCTCTTGAAGGCTCCCATTCCAGTGAGGTTGATTCCTTCATAAAGATACTGGACTTGGGCCTTGGCGAGGAAAAAACCACGGCCACGCTCTTCCACAGCCTCAGCAGCAGCCTCAGCCACTAACCTTGCTTGGAGAGTTCTGATCTCAGAATCTGCACGGTTTCTGCATCAACAACAGCTTTGGCCTTTGTCTCTAGTTGAGACTTCACCTCGGCGAGAGACTTGTTCGCCGACCCCAGCTCACTGCACAGGAACGCGATTTCTCTGTCCTTAACAATGCAGGTGGCCCTACTCGCGGCGATTGACTCGTTCTTCACCTCCAACTCCTTCTCCAGATCATCCCGCTCGTCCTTTAAGTCCTCCATTCTCTCTTCACAGGCGGATAAATCGGTCTCGCGACCGTTCATCTCGATTCCCAAATTGTTCAGCTTTGTAGTCTGGGCCACCACTTGAGTCAGCAACCTGTCACGCTCTTCATACGCCTCCAATGTGGCGAGACGATAACTCTCAGCCTTCTGGCAgagctcttcaacttcagcgGCTGAGGGTGAATCTTGGGATAACTTGGCGAAGAGGCACCCCGCGCGCAAAAGGCTCGAAATAGCTTCTTGTGCCACACCATCAAGGTCAGGATTTTCAGCTCCCTTCATATTATTGAAGAAAGGATCAGTCATCATGAAGTCGACAGGAGTGGGTTGCTGGTATAAAGGAGAATTTTCCTTCTCGTCAGCGTTCAGATCCACGACGGCGGGGGAAGAAGGGCGAGGGGAAGGTGAGACGCCAGGAGCTTGATCCTCATCACTGCGACTCGCTGTGTGGACTGGGGAGGCCCTGGGTGAGCTTACCCTAGCTTGTTGGGATGGATGGTCAGAAGGGAGGATTGTTTGAGGGAAATCAGAAGCAGCACCCTCAGGAGCACTTTGACCAACAAGAGTCTCCTTGGGAAGGGGCGAGGAGATCCTCGCCCTTGGGGTTGGGCTCATCCTCGCCCACCATGCCTTGGTGAGGAGCAGATGTTTCACCGGTTTTGGCGGCCTTGGCTCTCTtgacctttttctttttctttttcaacttttgggGCGAAGGAATCACGACCCTAGACTTTCCGTCTGTGCCAGGGTCGCCCCCTTTggatttttgggattttcttgTGGAGCAGGGTTGAACAACGTCATCAGTAGGCCTCGGTGCCAGCTCGTCGATCTCCAGTGGAAGGACGGTGTCTGGTACTAACTCGCCAGACCCAAGAGCAGCAACATTTGGGGCTGTCCTGACAGTTTCGGAAGGAACAACATCGATCGAAGATCCAAGCGTAGGATCAACCGAGGTGGATCCTTTGGTCCGCTTCTTTGAAGGGGAAGCGGCGGTCTCGGCATCAACATCCGCGGCAGCGTATTTCCTCTTGATCCTGTTAGTGTTAAAAACGGGAGGGAACTCAAACGCTTTAGCAGCAAGGGCGCACTTCAGTAAAGTTCATTCCTCCTAGGAATGAGTGGAGGGTGTTTTTGCAAGCGGCTTCAAGCAACTGTGAGCACTTGAGGATGGGGAGCCCAGCGAAAAAGCCAAGAATGATTTTATCGTCATCACTCAGCGACGCATCTGACGGCAACGGAACGTCGCGAGGGCTCTTGGTCCAGTAGAAGGGGAACAGAGCAGTCCCGTCCCGGagggtgaaagcttcagggtTGATTTCACTCTCAATAAGGGGAAGTCCTCCGGGGGGAGGAGGGTTAACCAAAGGAAGAGATGCGGGAGCGGCGCTGCGGGATCAAGAGGATCCTTTGGTGCGGCGTTGGGAAGTCATTTCTGCTAAAGGGAAGAATAGGGGTGAAAAGAGGAAAGGGCGCAAGGTTGTCAACTTTAGCAGATTGTAAGGATTTCAAAAGTGGTGAATGAGGGGGTGAGGGAGAATTTAAAGGGTGGATGAACAACGGTTTGGAAATCGTGCCCCATCATGGCAAAGGTGGAATGGTTACTCAAAGGAGTGTGGCGCGGATTTCGGGAAACAGGGGcaacgcattaaatgaaaagttacaacgGCTGAAGCTTATTGGTTCGAATTCAAATTGGCAGGTTTTACTCTGATTTGAAGAGACGTTTCAAGGATAGCAGTTGAGATTCCGCAGATTTGCTGACATTTGCACCACTCCAGGGCGCTACGCGTGGCACAGGCTCAACACACGACAAAATATCACGATTCAAAGCACGTGCGCAACTGGGACAAGGCAAGCGAACCAAGCGCCATCGCCACAAGTCCACTTGTGGACTTGATTCGCTAAGGGAACATAGCAAGAagttcaaaatgttaatttttgaagttttaattattgagccatgttggccattgttcTCCGTTATTAGACTCTAAGTTTTAGCATTAATTAGTTTCTCATGACCGTCGCCTTAGTTTTTCTGCTTAAAGAAACACTTAGCTCttatgcttcgagctcggtgtcttgtggacttgtggactgggcgagaccccagggtccctcgtcCAGGAACGCCAGCTCAAGGAGACGACCGGACCAAGGACTTGGGCCTCCtcccagaggcccaaccggcccattaggaagggCCAAAGGCGCCAGTTTTTCTCTGCAAAACCAACCACTCTCATTCCCTTGAAATCTTATGCTCCATCTCCAAAACCCCACCATTGATTAACTATTGATCATGACCATTAGTTTTTAATAAAATGGATGGGTAGGATTAGGAGTAACTCTagttacttttttttgttttgagtgAGTGAATCTCTCCTCATTaggtaataaattttaattaatcatATCATATCGGAAAATAAGGTTGTCAACAACATAGcgtatatatacatattaagGTGGCATCCCTAATATACACAATATTTACTCAATCTTAGTCTTCATTTATTCTTTAATTTTACTGGCTTCAACATCAAAGTGTTATGCATGTATATATTCAGGTTTGACATTCCCTTGCCCAAACATCCACTAGTAGGGCTCTTGCTTGCTTGGAGTCGAGGTCATACGGAGGTCATTTGTGTAGTGGATTGCGCTCAACTCGTGTCCTCTTTGGAAGTCAAGGAGAGTATGAGATTTTTGTCCAATGATCAAAGGTATTAAGAATGTGCTTGGGAAGGCTTGGATTGTTTCTCTTAACCGTGTCAACCAGGATTGCAATGCTTCTGCTGATTGGCTTGCTAAACTGGGTGCTTCCTCCCCTCTTTCGAGTGTTCGTTGTATTGAGGACCCCACTTAGAATTGAAGACCCTAATTACGAGGGACTCTTTGcttgtttttagttttcttgtCTTTAGTGTCTTCCGAAGAAAAAAGTTATTAAATGTAAAGAGCTTTAAAGAGATATCCAATCATATTTTACCATTTTTTGTTAGgtatttctttattttaatttctttatttattatgtTACAAAATAATGAATTATTTCCCAAGGGGatgtgtgtgtatttttttaCATAGTTACCgaactcttttcttttttgtttaaatattttacccttcaaatatatttttaatgtaATTTACATTTTACACATCAGAAAATGTcccaaataatatttttaatatcggAAAAATAAATAACACCCTTAAGAGATTGATCTTTCGATCTTGTCATCTCCAAATCATATGC is a window of Lotus japonicus ecotype B-129 chromosome 5, LjGifu_v1.2 DNA encoding:
- the LOC130719666 gene encoding uncharacterized protein LOC130719666, with product MAWFTTLPRGSITNFRDFSSKFLVQFSASKTKQVTIEDLYNVRQSEGETLKQYVKRFSAASVKIEESELHACARAFKNGLQPWKLNRKLSRKTARSMEEIRARANTYILDEEDDAFKRRRAKKEKDGEQRDASPEGKQSKEREEGNKRRDRKMRAGEKAVKEPLYPKRENFERHRPWHQADSRRREESGKSLNAHLTELLREVKATNAVEEGEKETDPPRAALDKTKWCEYHRSAGHDTGDCFTLKNQIERLIWAGRSQMNDRSDRWNGERQQGNRYRGGRQQDDRKRDDRRRTPTTDKKETLATRKKGAEETFNKDLESPVGTINTIAGGFGGGGDTASARRRHVRAVTLVQQYETPFGFQYQDIVISSTDFEGIKTHKDDPVVVMIRINSFNVRRVLLDQGSSADIIYGDAFDQLGLTDKDLMPYTGILVGFSGEQVWVRGYIDLGTIFGVDENAKLLRVRYLVLQVVAPYNVIIGRNTLNRLCAVISTAHLAVKYPLMCGRVRKIVVDQRRARECYNKCLNLYGRKGAGEGHMCHEVEVIQGNQD